GCTTCTTCTTTCCAAAGAAGCTGCTTCATGTCTGTCCCGAGAGGGCACACGCCACATGCTCAGAAGTACTCTGCCCCCTAAGCAGAAGGAAGAGCTCTGCTTAGCGCAAAGGCcctgcacactttccccaaaggGGAGAGATGGGCAAGGCAGACAGACAGCCTCTGGGTCCATGTGGGGATTTCCCCTCCTGGCCTGCCACATCCTCTTCATGCAATccaagaatggtagagttgggaggggtcttaagggtcatctagcccaacccggtgcaatgcaggaattgtaaCTGAAGCACCATCTTTGTTCCTGGGTGTTACTCTTGAGTAATCAGCACTGGGTTGCTGCTCATCCGTTGCAGCCATCCGTtgcatttgtttcatttttacgCAAGAGATAGAATGGACGAAGATGGCAAGTGGGGTCTTATAGCCCAAAGAGGGGATCTGAACCCAGGACCGCTCGAAGCCCTTAAGAAGTGGGGCGGGGCATCTAAatcagcccctcctcctcctcctctgcagatGCGGGCAAGGCGGTGGGCACGGGGAGGGCTTCAGGAGTCCCGCTGCGCATGCTCGAGCGTGGGGAAGCGTCGTTGCGAGGCGCTGCCGCGGGGTGTCGCTGTCGGCGCACTAGTGGAGACGCGGCGGAGGGCAGGATCCGGCGCCCCTTTCTCAGCCCGAGGGTCCGGGGAGGGAAGGGGCGGGGGGCTTCAGGTGCCTTCGAGGTCTCCGCGCATCCAGATGCATCCCTCCGCGCGGGGGGTCGCCGAATGGTACCTGGAGAGGTGAGGGAGGCAGGGCATTCGGCTTTATTTTAAAAGTACCgggaaatattattttgaaacggGCGTAGGACGCCCTTCTAAATCTGCACTCTGCATTTGCTCAGGAGCGCTCTCACCGATGCCCCACGTTGTTGGCTCGCGGGCATTGCAGTCATTGAAAACGGAGTGGGGGGCCAGGGGGGCCTGGGCGCAAATCCTCAGAGCTGCACTCTTGAAATCAGTTTTGGGGGTGAGAGGAGCCCCCCCGCCCCGGCCCCACCTCTCGAAAAGACCCGGGTCTGGAAAGGACGTGGGGAGATCAGCTAGTATTCAATCAATCAAGTGGGGGGGGGTTCCCTTTCAATTAGAGTAAGGTGATTGGGGAGGGGCGGGTATGACGCTGGACATCCGCTGCGTCTCAAGGACGACCCTTGTCATTcatgcacgtagaggtcaattcaGGTTGGACGGGAGGCCAAAAAGGGATGGTGCTTCTTGCGAGAAAGCTGCCCCTTGCCTTGACCCTACGGTCGTTAACCTCCCCGCGAACCAATCAGGGCCAAGGGCGAGCATCGCAGGCTGCCCAGGAAATCCCTTCGGAGCAGGGAAGGCGCGGTTCCGCCCCGGAGTCTGCGGGGAAAGGGCCCGTCCGCACTGCCCTCTCGGAGCTTCTCCAAGGCGCCTTTAACTCGGGGCTGCCCTTCTTGCGGCTGTCCCTTCTTCTGGGTGCTGGAAAGGGGGCCTCGGGGAGGGCCAAACTGCAGCTCCCGCCAGGATCGCTCTGGGATGCGCACGGGGGATGCTTCGAGCGTGTAGGGTGGATCTGGCCCGTAAAGAAAAGGGAGAGCAGGCTTCGGGCTGCGGGGGTCCCAGCCTCTCCGCTCCCCCCGTGAAGAGGGCGCCCGGACTTGGCACAAAGGTCGCCAAGGAAGCCGCGACCTTCCCTTGATTGACATTTCCCTGCCTTCCTCCCCCCGTTTAACCCTCGGCGCGCCAGGAGCTCTATAAATAGCCCCGCCCCGGCCCGAAATAGGATCCCCGGGGCGGCCCTCGCACGTGCAGCCGCTCCCCTTCCGAGGGGCTGGCGGGCCGGCCGGCCGGCTGCAGACGCGGCTGCGCTCTGGCTGCGCTCCGGCTGCTGGCGTCCCCCGGAGCCCCCGGCCATGCCCTTCTCCCGCGAGGCGGCCCAGGCGGTGGAGCTCCACGCGGAGATCCTGCGGGGCTCCCGGGGGAGAGGCGGCGGCACGCTCAGCCTGCAGCGGAGACACACCTTGAAGGAGTACGTGGGACACCCCCGGCGGCTCCTGAAGGAGTGCGCGCCCTTTGTGCGTGCTCAGGGGCACGCTTGGCCCCGGCTGGGAAGCCTCTGAGCTTACGCGGAGGGCGGTGTGCTCGCTCGGAAGACTGGGGAGGGCTGGATTCCTTGTCGGGGTTTGCGGCGTTGTTCCTTTGCAGGGCGCTCGGACCCCTCCTCCCTGCCCTTGAGGACAAAGGAGAGGCGACGGGCTGGGTTGGGAAGCGACCCTCCATCGCGGGGCTTGTTCCTTTGCTTCCCCGCAGCCTCGCTGACAGCCCCCGCCCCTTCTGCTTTGCATCTCCAGGGCCAAAGACATGAAGACCCGGCTGGGGATCTTCCGAAGGCGGAACGAGTCTCCTGGAGGCCCTCCAGCCTGCAAGGCGGACAAAGCCCTCAAGACCATCAAGTAAGGAAGGGGGGTGCTAGGTGAGAATAGGCTTGAGGTGTCTCAGGGGTGGTCCCAGATCCGCAGAGGTGGAGCCAGGCTGGGGCATGGTCTCTGAGTTTCTCTTCCCAGCGCAGAACTTCACCCACCAAGAGCAGAAGCTGCACTTGAGGTCCCAGATGGAGAAGGTTCCTGGAGCTTTCTCTCCTCTTCTGACCCAATCCTGCTCCTCCATTTGTAGCAGTCGTATTCTGGGTGGATTTCCAGCATCTTTAGACTGGAGAGGGTCTGAGAGGGAAGTGATGGACATCCCTGCACACACAAGAGGATTGGTGCTTAAAGACATTTCGAACAAATGCAAAAATCTGTATTTCCCATTTTTTCTTTGCGAGAAATCTTTTCTAAAGCGTGCATAGGATTTTCAGACAAGGCAGGTTTTGGCCTTGCTTTTTGAAATCCATTAATTGGTGGATTGGAAGGCTGCATCTTGAAAAATGAATGTTGGCtattacagtatataaaaggatgttcagcaacatctgtgtTTTGGGAATGGGGGGTGTTGTTTAGTAGGGCAGAATCAAAATGCAAGCTACTTTCATGTATGTTAATCAAGCAGCATTTGCCTTAAAGTTTTAATTTActcaagtttttttgggggggggcttaatCCTCTGGGGGAAGAAGGGGTTTCCCTTTTCCCTGCCTTGCAGCTTCTCTTTCCTGCCAAGTGACTCCTCCCCtcattttctccttctcctcaggcCAACTCCTGAAGAAGCTCTCAAGTGGGGAGAGGCCCTGGAAAAACTGCTTCAGCATAAATGTAAGGCGGGAGGAATTTTGCCGTTTCTAGCTTTTGAGAATCACTTAAGCTTCAGAGACACAGAATCCAAACTCCTGAAACATCTGTGACTCTCAGATATGTGcaaaatcttgtttttaagtggtACCTGCAATTCAGTGGTatcctccctttctctctgacttttttaaagcactgtggaGATAACAGCATCCAAGgcttggcagggtgtgtgtgtgtaactgtgAGGGCGatgttcctcccctccccattggCTGCTTTCACCCCCAGATTGCTCTACCCACAGCTGCCCGGCTCTGGAATCCCACTGGTGTTGCCTGGCACAGAGGCAGAGCCCACTGGTTCGTCTGATGCATGATCTCCTTCTCTTGGCTGGCAGTGATGCTCCCACAGTCTTGGCCAGAGAGAGGCTTTGGACAGTTTCTGCCCTCTGAGATTCTTTTCCAAGCTGGGCATGTTGCAGTTTGTGGGGAACCTTTCTCTGTGCCATCCTTGGATTGTGGATCTGCTGTTTGGTGTTAAGAAATGGTTGCACCTACAGAACTCTCACGTTTTACCCTTCTGGTGCCTGAAATGTGCTGCTGGGGGAGGCAGGCCTGGTTTAGCCTGCTGTGCCACCTCAGAAGAGGCTTGCTGGTTTAGACCCAaggtccattgagttcagtaaTTTGTGTGCCAGCCAGGTGCCCTTGCCTTCATCCCCTGCGTGTCTGGTCTTTAGAGGCAAACCACTTCTGGCTATGCATCCCAAGAACTGCCCTTCCCTCATTCCTTAAGAGCAGGcaccctcaaactcagccctccagatgttttgggactacagctcccatcatccctagctaacaggaccagtggtcagagatgatgggaattgtagtcccaaaacatctggaggaccgaatTTGGGGATTCCTGCTTAAGAGGAAGGGGCCAGAAGGGGAAGGCTGCTGGCTCCTGCCCCCCGGCCCTCAAGGCTGCTTTCTTCCTCTCCAGATGGTCTGGCCGCCTTCCGTGCCTTCCTGCGCACCGAGTTCAGTGAGGAGAACCTGGAGTTCTGGCAGGCATGTgaggactacaagaagatcaagtCCCAGTCCAAGATGGTGTCCAAAGCCAAGAAGATCTATGCGGAATACATTGCAACCCAGTCCTGCAAAGAAGTGAGTGAGTGGCTAGCTGGCTTCCGTtgcccggggggtggggggttggcaGTCCAAGGCCTGTTGCTGTTGGCTGTGCCAAGGTGTAACGCAGACCAAGAGGCTCTGCCAAGGTCTGGGGTGAAATGGACACCTGGAGGAAGGATTTTGAAACTCAGCCTTGGGATTTTGCAGCTCAATGCTTATCTTGCGTCCAGCTCATGAACAGGCTTAAGACAACGCCAAAGTACTAGGCTACCCGATCTAAGGTACATGGACATGTGTTTAACTGAAACCTGTATATGGGCAATGTTTACAGCTGGAGGGGAGCAACTCAGGTCTAGGTTTGTGCAAGGAAACTGCCTAGAAActctctcctcccccaaaacTTGCTATCACCTCTGAGGGGCCTGTGAAGACTCTTAGAGAAACAGCTCTGAGGTGAGCAGGGCAAAGCCCAGTTGTTACAGCCCAGTTTGGTAAAATTCCCAATTTATGCCGGTTTCTCTGTCCTGGCTGCTCTGCAGAGAGTTTGGGAACTTTCTCGGGGATTGTGTTGGAGAGCCTGGGCATGTTCTCCCTGCCTGACCAGAGTTTCTATTTGGAGAAGGGAATGGCTTCTGTTTAAGTCCATGGAGCAGGTAATGACTGCTAGGAGAAGGTCTGCTGGCTGGTCAGCTGCTTGGCAGAGGGGGAGACGATCTAGTACAGGGgccagcaaggtttatcttgcctgggccggatcagtCCCATGGAGACCCCTCTATGGGCTGGATACACACGCGCCTGCTATTttcagcatctgcacatgcacagacgtgaTTTTCAGCACTGCGGAAGTGAGTCCCTGTGtcgcgctggtttagcgcagtgcatgagcgggcggctcggtttgggggaGGCTCAGGGGCCAGTCAGATGACCTCTGTGGGCCgattccggcccatgggccttaggttgctgacccctgatatagtaGCTGGCAAGAGGCATTAGTGGGATGCCTTTGACGTGCCTTTTGCCCACTGCAGGTTCAGAACAGGGATTTGTAGCTTTCAGGAACAGGCAGCATTGGGAAGAGGCTGTCTGCCATGGGCACTCTGGCCTCAGCTGCTCTgccttattttaaaaagaaaattccagCTCTTTTTGCAGCTGGAAAAGATCTCTAGGTGTATCGGCCACGCTTCCCAGGGGGCTGTGCTGCCCCCACCCTTGACCATTCTTCCATCCATCCAACCAACCACCCTTAACACAataggagcctgctggatgaggccaaagggcaCCTATCCTGTCCAGCATCTTTCTGTGGGAAACCCTTGAGCAGGATTTGAACgcgagagccctctcccctcctgtggtttccagcaactggtcttcagaagaatTGCTGTTTCTGACCATGGAAGTATAGTCATCCTGGccaggaagaactgtgaggggagagagactttgtGTGCTGATCACAGCTGTTTCCActtgcctcccccccctccagtgATCAGCACAAAgcctctctcccctcacagttgtTCTTCCTCTAGAAAcagctccttttctctctcctgaatcTGCCCTCCTGCTATTGTATTTGAGCTGCGGTGGCTGAACGGGGACTTTCCTCCCTCCTGCTCTCGTAGGTCAACCTGGACTCCTACACCCGGGAGCACACCAAGGACAATATGCAGAGCATCTCCCGGAGCAGCTTTGACCTTGCCCAGAGGCGGATCTACGCGCTGATGGAGAAGGACCCCTACCCTCGCTTCCTGCGCTCAGAGTTGTATTTGGACCTCGTCAACCAGAAGAAGCCCAGCCCTCCGCTGTAGAGGCAGCCTGGCCGGCTTCTGAGGGGAGACTTGTTTCTGGGAGGTGTATGTTTACATGTGATCCGCTGCCTTTCTGGTCGGAGGCCTGCCTGGACAAAGAAGCCACCGCTTCCTTCTGGAagagcgcttccccccacccctggggTCAGACAGCTCTGCCTCCTCATTCTCTTCCACCCCAGGAGCTTGCTTTGTCTCTCCGGTACGACGACGTCGTGGTGACCAGGAGCTGGAGGCTGGGGGTCCCACCAGACCACTGTGAAGTTCAGAGCTGTCTTCCCTCCCCCTGCTGCGCCCGGGGGCTGTTGCAGAGGGGCCGCTTTCTGAGCCTGGACCCAGAGGGAGTTTGTGGGGTGGCAGACAAAGATGGCTCCTCCTTCCAAAGAGTTGCTGACAAAGGGACTTGGGCAGCACTTGGGGGAATTATCGCCCTTGGCACGTGGGCATCAAGaactctttcttcctcttcttcctctgtctcGTCCTTCTCCCGAGAAATGCTCAAGCAGCCCCCTACTGCTTCCAGTTGTCATCTGTTCCCCTATTTATTGAAATCATCTAGCTGGATGCTCAACAGGTTGTGTGCATGACCACTGCTCAACTGCCtgttgagtttttttgtttttttacttcaagtgcaatattattaatattattattactgtttttgtTTATGTGCCtcttctctcgccccccccccctcaatctcCCGGAACTTTGCAGTGGAGCGAATGTGCCTAAGTTCTGAGTGTGTCCAGCATCTCTGACGATGCGAATGACTGACGACATCTGCTGTACCTGCAGGCAGCCGAGAGATCTGTAAGAAGAGGGCTAAGGGCAGACTGTGGCCTCTGCGGTCAACACACAGAGATGAAAGAGTGCTGTGTGAATGGGATGGTGACTGTGCTGGTTGGGCCTCCAGAGGGGAGAGTGTGCCTGTATGTGTGTCTGCGTGTGTGCGAGGCCCCTGCTTGCCCCTGCTTTGGTCCAGGAAGTCCCGGCTGCCTCCTCTGGAGGAATCTGCTGGATGGACGCTTGGCCAAGGGCCTGGTTTACAACTCAAGCCCATCTCTGCAGGTAGCTGTTAATgttgtgctgttgttttaaaacccatcaacttcttttttttaatgtcatggCTATTTAGGATAAATAAAGAGAGAATAAAAGTCCTtagcttctttttttccttcctgttTCTTCTTTCCCAAGGCTTTCCTTCCAAGCAAGACTTTGTCAGAGACCAATCTGGGATGGGCTTCTTAATTTAGAAATTGGTGTCTGCACTTTCCCTGAAAGGAGGGATGTGGTTGGGCTACTGGCTTTGGGGAAAGGG
The nucleotide sequence above comes from Podarcis raffonei isolate rPodRaf1 chromosome 1, rPodRaf1.pri, whole genome shotgun sequence. Encoded proteins:
- the RGS3 gene encoding regulator of G-protein signaling 3 isoform X11 codes for the protein MPFSREAAQAVELHAEILRGSRGRGGGTLSLQRRHTLKEAKDMKTRLGIFRRRNESPGGPPACKADKALKTIKPTPEEALKWGEALEKLLQHKYGLAAFRAFLRTEFSEENLEFWQACEDYKKIKSQSKMVSKAKKIYAEYIATQSCKEVNLDSYTREHTKDNMQSISRSSFDLAQRRIYALMEKDPYPRFLRSELYLDLVNQKKPSPPL
- the RGS3 gene encoding regulator of G-protein signaling 3 isoform X9 codes for the protein MKTRLGIFRRRNESPGGPPACKADKALKTIKPTPEEALKWGEALEKLLQHKYGLAAFRAFLRTEFSEENLEFWQACEDYKKIKSQSKMVSKAKKIYAEYIATQSCKEVNLDSYTREHTKDNMQSISRSSFDLAQRRIYALMEKDPYPRFLRSELYLDLVNQKKPSPPL